Proteins found in one Promicromonospora sukumoe genomic segment:
- a CDS encoding Abi family protein produces MPNYAKPYLTPAQQAALLARRGTDLVGSDAARALETIGYYRLSAYWYPYRNIDPRQTSRAQRVHRSSAVPDGTPFTQILDLYTFDQRIKMAVMEAIERIEVAVRVQIADVLGRRSPFGQHQAACLDGAFTGRRPGEAASRHERWLDRLREQQRRSSEDFVQHFRTKYSGDLPIWTAIELLDFGAMATLFTGLKRVDRDAVAARLGVVDEHRRGDGSVLANWLRVLNFVRNTCAHHARLWNRHFTEKVRTSALGGMKNLRHLQHISERDRARFYPALAVIWHLMSAIAPGSSWHARTRTVLDGFPADGVVGPADMGFPPGWGRHLRHRPLT; encoded by the coding sequence GTGCCGAACTACGCCAAGCCGTACCTGACACCAGCGCAGCAAGCCGCGCTCCTCGCGCGGCGCGGCACGGACCTCGTGGGGTCGGACGCGGCCCGTGCGCTGGAGACGATCGGCTACTACCGGCTGAGCGCCTACTGGTACCCGTACCGGAACATCGACCCGCGACAGACAAGCCGAGCGCAGCGGGTCCACCGCAGCAGCGCCGTCCCCGACGGCACACCGTTCACCCAGATCCTTGATCTCTACACCTTCGACCAGCGCATCAAGATGGCGGTCATGGAGGCGATCGAGCGGATCGAAGTTGCCGTCCGGGTGCAGATCGCGGACGTGCTGGGACGACGGAGCCCCTTCGGACAGCACCAGGCCGCGTGCCTCGACGGCGCGTTCACCGGGCGCCGTCCGGGCGAAGCCGCATCACGACACGAACGCTGGCTGGACCGGCTCCGCGAACAGCAGCGCCGCTCGTCCGAGGACTTCGTGCAGCACTTCCGGACGAAGTACAGCGGCGACCTCCCCATCTGGACCGCGATCGAGCTGCTCGACTTCGGTGCCATGGCGACCTTGTTCACCGGCCTCAAGCGAGTCGACCGGGACGCCGTCGCCGCCAGGCTCGGCGTGGTGGACGAACATCGACGCGGCGACGGGTCCGTTCTCGCCAACTGGCTGCGGGTCCTCAACTTCGTCCGCAACACGTGCGCACATCACGCCCGGCTGTGGAACCGTCACTTCACCGAGAAGGTGCGGACCAGTGCGCTCGGCGGGATGAAGAACCTGAGGCACCTCCAGCACATCAGCGAGCGGGATCGCGCTCGCTTCTACCCGGCACTTGCCGTGATCTGGCACCTGATGAGCGCCATCGCGCCCGGGTCGTCGTGGCACGCACGAACGCGGACAGTGCTCGACGGGTTTCCGGCAGACGGCGTCGTCGGTCCGGCCGACATGGGGTTTCCACCAGGGTGGGGCAGGCACCTGAGGCACCGGCCCCTCACCTAG